In Streptomyces capitiformicae, one genomic interval encodes:
- a CDS encoding fumarate reductase/succinate dehydrogenase flavoprotein subunit, whose protein sequence is MSVVDRQKWDVVVIGAGGAGLRAAIEARERGARTAVICKSLFGKAHTVMAEGGIAAAMANVNENDNWQVHFRDTMRGGKFLNQWRMAELHAQEAPDRVWELETWGALFDRTKDGRISQRNFGGHEYPRLAHVGDRTGLELIRTLQQKIVALQQEDHKETGDYESRLKVFQECTVTRVLTVSDSGSAAGGSRVSGVFGYERESGRFLVLEAPSVVIATGGIGKSFKVTSNSWEYTGDGHALALLAGAPLLNMEFVQFHPTGMVWPPSVKGILVTESVRGDGGVLRNSEGKRFMFDYIPDVFKEKYAESEEEGDRWYEDPDHNRRPPELLPRDEVARAINAEVKAGRGSPHGGVFLDVSTRMPAEVIRRRLPSMYHQFKELADVDITAEAMEVGPTCHYVMGGIAVESDTAAARGVPGLYAAGEVAGGMHGSNRLGGNSLSDLLVFGRRAGLHAAEYAAGLTTRPDVDDSQVDIAAAEALRPFSAEGPVPSEQEGRPPENPYTLHQELQQAMNDLVGIIRREGEMEQALEKLADLRVRARRAGVEGHRQFNPGWHLALDLRNMLLVSECVARAALERTESRGGHTREDHPTMEREWRRINLLCRLADPTGGLAATDPVVGQIALTRETTDPIRPDLLALFDKEELVKYLAEEELYE, encoded by the coding sequence ATGTCCGTGGTCGACCGGCAGAAGTGGGACGTCGTCGTGATCGGTGCCGGCGGTGCGGGACTGCGCGCCGCCATCGAGGCCCGGGAGCGCGGCGCCCGTACGGCCGTGATCTGCAAGTCCCTGTTCGGCAAGGCCCACACGGTGATGGCCGAGGGCGGCATCGCCGCCGCCATGGCCAACGTCAACGAGAACGACAACTGGCAGGTCCACTTCCGCGACACCATGCGCGGCGGCAAGTTCCTCAACCAGTGGCGGATGGCCGAGCTGCACGCCCAGGAGGCGCCCGACCGCGTGTGGGAGCTGGAGACCTGGGGCGCCCTCTTCGACCGGACGAAGGACGGCCGCATCTCGCAGCGCAACTTCGGCGGCCATGAGTACCCGCGCCTCGCGCACGTCGGCGACCGTACGGGCCTGGAGCTGATCCGCACGCTCCAGCAGAAGATCGTCGCGCTCCAGCAGGAGGACCACAAGGAGACCGGGGACTACGAGTCCCGGCTGAAGGTGTTCCAGGAGTGCACGGTCACCCGTGTCCTGACTGTGTCTGACAGCGGCTCCGCCGCGGGCGGCAGCCGGGTGTCCGGCGTCTTCGGCTACGAGCGCGAGTCGGGCCGTTTCCTCGTCCTCGAGGCGCCCTCCGTCGTCATCGCCACCGGTGGCATCGGCAAGTCGTTCAAGGTGACGTCGAACTCGTGGGAGTACACGGGTGACGGGCACGCGCTGGCACTGCTCGCGGGGGCGCCGCTGCTGAACATGGAGTTCGTGCAGTTCCATCCGACGGGCATGGTCTGGCCGCCGTCGGTGAAGGGCATCCTCGTCACCGAGTCGGTGCGCGGCGACGGCGGGGTGCTCCGGAACTCCGAGGGCAAGCGGTTCATGTTCGACTACATCCCGGACGTCTTCAAGGAGAAGTACGCGGAGTCCGAGGAGGAGGGCGACCGCTGGTACGAGGACCCGGACCACAACCGCCGCCCACCCGAGCTGCTCCCCCGTGACGAGGTGGCCCGCGCCATCAACGCGGAGGTGAAGGCCGGCCGGGGCTCCCCGCACGGCGGTGTGTTCCTGGATGTGTCGACGCGGATGCCCGCCGAGGTCATCCGGCGTCGGCTGCCGTCCATGTACCACCAGTTCAAGGAGCTGGCGGACGTCGACATCACGGCGGAGGCAATGGAGGTCGGGCCGACCTGTCACTACGTGATGGGCGGCATCGCGGTCGAGTCGGACACGGCGGCCGCACGCGGGGTGCCGGGGCTGTACGCGGCCGGGGAGGTGGCCGGCGGTATGCACGGCTCCAACCGGCTGGGCGGCAATTCCCTGTCCGACCTGCTGGTCTTCGGCCGCCGGGCCGGGCTGCACGCGGCCGAGTACGCGGCGGGGCTCACCACTCGTCCGGACGTGGACGACAGTCAGGTCGACATCGCCGCCGCGGAGGCCCTGCGCCCGTTCTCCGCCGAGGGTCCGGTACCCAGCGAGCAGGAGGGACGCCCGCCGGAGAACCCGTACACCCTCCACCAGGAACTCCAGCAGGCCATGAACGACCTGGTCGGCATCATCCGCCGGGAGGGCGAGATGGAGCAGGCGCTGGAGAAGCTGGCCGATCTTCGGGTACGGGCACGCCGGGCGGGGGTCGAGGGGCACCGGCAGTTCAACCCCGGCTGGCATCTGGCGCTGGACCTGCGGAACATGCTGCTGGTCAGCGAGTGCGTGGCGCGTGCCGCGCTGGAGCGCACCGAGTCGCGCGGCGGCCACACCCGCGAGGACCATCCGACGATGGAGCGCGAGTGGCGCCGTATCAACCTCCTGTGCCGGCTGGCCGATCCGACGGGCGGGTTGGCGGCCACGGACCCGGTCGTCGGCCAGATCGCCCTCACCCGCGAGACCACCGATCCCATCCGCCCCGACCTGCTCGCCCTGTTCGACAAGGAGGAGCTGGTCAAGTACCTCGCCGAAGAGGAGCTGTACGAATGA
- a CDS encoding ABC transporter family substrate-binding protein — MSHDGLGVRAVMRSVAFLTAGALAVPLLSACGEDDPAGKPVAGQDIAPADRSLLKDGGTLRWAVDAVPETFNTFQADADQATTRIAGAVLPSMYRLDSSGRPQLNPDYLESAKVVEREPRQVVLYKLNQQAVWSDGREIGAADFAAQWRALSGKDSAYWTARNAGYERIAKIERGANDLEVRVTFSRAYADWKSLFSPLYPKQVMGTPDSFNDGARKRLKVTAGPFALKEIDREDGEVTLTRNPRWWGRPAKLSALVLRAVPRDERTKALAENKVDVAEIDAAQSQRIMLASDDTRGDRGAKGMSGPLAQGGPYAHGPGLPPAKSLRSWAIAHGSDEKAADKENSAREKRRDAIAEYTAEQSALRDFAVRRSLEPAFTQLALNGSDGPLSDERVRRAIARALDREELAALVLKPLGLPAVPVGSHLALAGQAAYADNSGALGGKDPKEARALLADAGWEQGPPLKEGKKAAGSEGEKGEKGEKGEKGEKGEKSEDKGGSSASSRSRSSEDDGTYIVGDDNKPYETDEDRANLAQDGKQFAPGGAPGAYAPQGTPAPAGAARGPLTKNGKTLTLRFVLPSGPGTESLRTVGRRIAVMLDRIGIRTEISKVADASYFKDHIANGQYDLALYSWPTSAYPATDARPIYAKPVPAADGSLSVEQNYTRVGTDQVDQLFDEAIATLDESKTRSLIRKADARIWAAAGSIPLYQRPQLVAARKNLANVGAFGFQTPVYEDMGFLKKGAKTSASPASRE, encoded by the coding sequence ATGTCCCACGACGGCCTCGGCGTGCGCGCGGTCATGCGCTCGGTCGCCTTCCTCACCGCGGGTGCGCTCGCGGTGCCCCTGCTCAGCGCGTGTGGCGAGGACGACCCGGCCGGCAAGCCCGTCGCCGGCCAGGACATCGCCCCGGCGGACCGGAGCCTGCTCAAGGACGGCGGGACCCTGCGCTGGGCCGTGGACGCCGTGCCGGAGACGTTCAACACGTTCCAGGCGGACGCAGACCAGGCCACGACCCGGATCGCCGGCGCCGTACTGCCGTCGATGTACCGCCTCGACAGCAGCGGACGCCCCCAGCTCAACCCCGACTACCTGGAGTCCGCGAAGGTCGTCGAACGCGAACCCCGCCAGGTCGTCCTCTACAAACTCAACCAGCAGGCCGTGTGGAGCGACGGCCGGGAGATCGGCGCCGCCGACTTCGCCGCGCAGTGGCGGGCCCTGTCCGGCAAGGACTCGGCGTACTGGACGGCCCGGAACGCGGGCTACGAACGCATCGCCAAGATCGAGCGCGGCGCCAACGACCTGGAGGTCCGGGTCACCTTCTCCCGCGCCTACGCCGACTGGAAGTCGCTGTTCTCGCCGCTGTACCCGAAGCAGGTGATGGGCACCCCCGACTCCTTCAACGACGGCGCCCGCAAGAGGCTCAAGGTCACCGCCGGCCCCTTCGCGCTGAAGGAGATCGACCGCGAGGACGGCGAGGTCACCCTCACCCGAAACCCCCGCTGGTGGGGCCGCCCCGCCAAGCTCTCCGCGCTGGTGCTGCGCGCCGTACCGCGCGACGAGCGGACCAAGGCGCTCGCCGAGAACAAGGTCGACGTCGCCGAGATCGACGCGGCCCAGTCCCAGCGGATCATGCTGGCCTCCGACGACACCCGGGGCGACCGGGGCGCCAAGGGCATGAGCGGCCCCCTCGCCCAGGGCGGCCCGTACGCCCACGGCCCCGGGCTGCCGCCCGCGAAGTCGCTGCGTTCCTGGGCGATCGCGCACGGTTCGGACGAGAAGGCCGCCGACAAGGAGAACAGCGCCCGCGAGAAGCGGCGCGATGCGATCGCCGAGTACACCGCCGAGCAGTCCGCCCTGCGCGACTTCGCGGTCCGCCGCTCCCTCGAACCCGCCTTCACCCAGCTCGCCCTGAACGGCTCCGACGGCCCCCTCTCCGACGAGCGCGTCCGCCGCGCCATCGCCCGCGCCCTCGACCGCGAGGAGCTCGCCGCCCTTGTCCTGAAACCCCTGGGCCTGCCCGCCGTCCCCGTCGGCAGCCACCTCGCCCTCGCCGGCCAGGCCGCGTACGCCGACAACAGCGGCGCCCTCGGCGGCAAGGACCCCAAGGAGGCCCGGGCGCTACTGGCCGACGCCGGGTGGGAACAGGGCCCGCCGCTCAAGGAGGGCAAGAAGGCGGCCGGGTCGGAAGGGGAGAAGGGCGAGAAGGGCGAGAAGGGCGAGAAGGGCGAGAAGGGCGAGAAGAGCGAGGACAAGGGCGGCTCCTCGGCGTCCTCCCGGTCCCGGTCCTCGGAGGATGACGGCACGTACATCGTCGGCGATGACAACAAGCCGTACGAGACCGACGAGGACAGGGCGAATCTCGCCCAGGACGGCAAGCAGTTCGCACCCGGCGGAGCCCCGGGCGCGTACGCCCCGCAGGGCACCCCGGCGCCCGCCGGCGCCGCGCGCGGACCGCTCACCAAGAACGGCAAGACGCTGACGCTCCGGTTCGTGCTGCCGTCCGGCCCCGGTACGGAGTCACTGCGGACCGTCGGCCGGCGGATCGCCGTCATGCTGGACCGGATCGGGATCCGTACGGAGATCAGCAAGGTCGCCGACGCGAGCTACTTCAAGGACCACATCGCGAACGGGCAGTACGACCTCGCCCTGTACTCCTGGCCCACCTCCGCGTACCCGGCCACCGACGCCCGCCCGATCTACGCCAAGCCGGTCCCGGCGGCCGACGGTTCGCTGAGCGTCGAGCAGAACTACACGCGAGTCGGCACGGACCAGGTTGACCAGCTCTTCGACGAGGCCATCGCCACCCTCGACGAGTCCAAGACCCGCTCCCTGATCCGCAAGGCGGACGCCCGCATCTGGGCCGCCGCCGGGTCCATTCCCCTCTACCAGCGGCCCCAGCTGGTAGCGGCACGGAAGAACCTGGCGAACGTGGGGGCGTTCGGCTTCCAGACGCCGGTGTACGAGGACATGGGGTTCTTGAAGAAGGGGGCGAAGACGTCGGCGAGCCCGGCGTCGCGGGAGTGA
- the typA gene encoding translational GTPase TypA produces MATRHDIRNVAIVAHVDHGKTTIVDGMLKQAGAFAAHQLDSVDDRMMDSNDLEREKGITILAKNTAVKYHPKDGGDVITINIIDTPGHADFGGEVERGLSMVDGVVLLVDASEGPLPQTRFVLRKALQARLPVILCINKTDRPDARIDEVVNETYDLFLDLDADEEQIEFPIVYACGRDGVASLTKPDNGTVPSDSTSLEPFFSTILEHIPAPTYDETAPLQAHVTNLDADNFLGRIALLRVQQGELKKGQTVAWMKRDGSVTNVRISELMMTEALTRKPAEKAGPGDICAVAGIPDIMIGETLADPENPVALPLITVDEPAISMVIGTNTSPLVGRGGTGKGADAKAAVKDRKVTARQVKDRLDRELIGNVSLRVLETERPDAWEVQGRGELALAILVEQMRREGFELTIGKPQVVTKEIDGKTYEPVERMTIDVPEEHMGAVTQLMGVRKGRMDNMSNHGSGWVRMEFVVPSRGLIGFRTEFLTQTRGTGIGHSIHEGFEPWFGALQTRNNGSLVADRSGAVTAFAMTNLQERGVLFVEPGTEVYEGMIVGENSRSDDMDVNITKEKKLTNMRSSTADVAESIVPPRKLSLEQSLEFCRDDECVEVTPEAVRIRKVNLDARERARAASRAKHG; encoded by the coding sequence ATGGCCACGCGCCACGACATCCGCAACGTCGCCATCGTCGCCCACGTCGACCACGGCAAGACGACCATCGTCGACGGCATGCTGAAGCAGGCCGGTGCCTTCGCCGCCCACCAGCTCGACTCCGTCGACGACCGCATGATGGACTCGAACGACCTGGAGCGTGAGAAGGGCATCACGATCCTCGCCAAGAACACGGCGGTGAAGTACCACCCGAAGGACGGGGGGGACGTCATCACCATCAACATTATCGACACCCCCGGCCACGCCGACTTCGGCGGTGAGGTCGAGCGCGGTCTGTCCATGGTCGATGGTGTCGTGCTGCTCGTCGACGCCTCCGAGGGCCCGCTCCCGCAGACTCGCTTCGTGCTGCGCAAGGCGCTGCAGGCCCGGCTGCCCGTCATCCTGTGCATCAACAAGACGGACCGCCCCGACGCCCGGATCGACGAGGTCGTCAACGAGACGTACGACCTGTTCCTCGACCTGGACGCCGACGAGGAGCAGATCGAGTTCCCCATCGTCTACGCGTGCGGCCGGGACGGCGTCGCCTCCCTCACCAAGCCCGACAACGGCACGGTCCCGTCCGACTCCACCAGCCTGGAGCCGTTCTTCTCGACCATCCTGGAGCACATCCCGGCGCCGACGTACGACGAGACGGCCCCGCTCCAGGCGCACGTCACCAACCTGGACGCCGACAACTTCCTCGGCCGTATCGCGCTGCTGCGCGTGCAGCAGGGCGAGCTGAAGAAGGGCCAGACGGTCGCGTGGATGAAGCGCGACGGGTCCGTCACCAACGTCCGCATCTCCGAGCTGATGATGACCGAGGCGCTCACCCGCAAGCCCGCCGAGAAGGCCGGCCCCGGTGACATCTGCGCCGTGGCCGGTATCCCGGACATCATGATCGGCGAGACCCTGGCCGACCCGGAGAACCCGGTCGCGCTGCCGCTGATCACGGTCGACGAGCCTGCCATCTCCATGGTCATCGGTACGAACACCTCCCCGCTGGTCGGCCGCGGCGGCACCGGCAAGGGCGCCGACGCCAAGGCGGCCGTCAAGGACCGCAAGGTCACCGCCCGCCAGGTCAAGGACCGCCTCGACCGCGAGCTGATCGGTAACGTGTCGCTGCGCGTGCTGGAGACCGAGCGCCCCGACGCCTGGGAGGTGCAGGGCCGCGGTGAGCTGGCGCTGGCCATCCTGGTCGAGCAGATGCGCCGCGAGGGCTTCGAGCTGACCATCGGCAAGCCGCAGGTCGTCACCAAGGAGATCGACGGCAAGACGTACGAGCCGGTCGAGCGCATGACGATCGACGTGCCCGAGGAGCACATGGGCGCCGTCACCCAGCTCATGGGTGTCCGCAAGGGCCGGATGGACAACATGTCCAACCACGGCTCGGGCTGGGTCCGCATGGAGTTCGTGGTGCCGTCGCGCGGTCTCATCGGCTTCCGTACGGAGTTCCTCACCCAGACCCGCGGTACGGGCATCGGGCACTCCATCCACGAGGGCTTCGAGCCCTGGTTCGGTGCGCTGCAGACCCGTAACAACGGCTCGCTCGTCGCCGACCGCTCCGGCGCCGTCACCGCGTTCGCGATGACCAACCTCCAGGAGCGCGGTGTGCTGTTCGTGGAGCCCGGCACCGAGGTGTACGAGGGCATGATCGTCGGTGAGAACTCCCGTTCCGACGACATGGACGTCAACATCACCAAGGAGAAGAAGCTGACGAACATGCGGTCCTCGACCGCCGACGTCGCCGAATCCATCGTCCCGCCCCGCAAGCTCTCCCTGGAGCAGTCCCTGGAGTTCTGCCGCGACGACGAGTGCGTCGAGGTGACCCCGGAGGCGGTGCGCATCCGCAAGGTCAACCTGGACGCGCGCGAGCGTGCGCGCGCGGCGAGCCGGGCGAAGCACGGCTGA
- a CDS encoding SigE family RNA polymerase sigma factor, which produces MGDQKRARDEEFQSFVIGCWPGLLRTAFLLSGEQHAAEDLVQSTLEKVYVAWRRVSSADAPEAYVRRVLINTHARRHRRRLKEFLSPKDDSGLAHERPDPGDQMARADSRSALLKALAQLPPRQRQAVVLRYWEDLTETQTAQAMGCSVGAVKSNAAKGIAKLRAIPGLDEMVTTGGRK; this is translated from the coding sequence ATGGGGGATCAGAAGCGAGCTCGGGACGAGGAGTTCCAGAGCTTCGTCATCGGCTGCTGGCCAGGCTTGCTGCGTACGGCCTTTCTCCTCTCCGGAGAGCAGCATGCCGCGGAGGACCTCGTTCAGTCCACGCTGGAAAAGGTGTACGTGGCATGGCGCCGCGTCAGCTCGGCGGACGCACCGGAGGCGTACGTACGGCGCGTGCTCATCAACACGCACGCGCGCAGACATCGCAGACGTCTCAAGGAGTTCCTGTCGCCCAAGGACGACTCCGGCCTCGCCCACGAACGGCCCGACCCCGGCGACCAGATGGCCCGGGCGGACAGCCGCAGCGCCCTGCTCAAGGCCCTCGCCCAACTGCCGCCCCGGCAGCGGCAGGCGGTGGTCCTGCGCTACTGGGAGGACCTGACCGAAACCCAGACGGCGCAGGCGATGGGTTGCTCGGTGGGCGCGGTGAAGAGCAACGCGGCCAAGGGCATCGCGAAGCTCCGCGCCATACCGGGGCTGGACGAAATGGTGACGACGGGAGGGCGGAAGTGA
- a CDS encoding peptide ABC transporter substrate-binding protein: MRGARSAKWVAGAVVVALSATACGGGGSSNDGKNDGIVSMEIGEPQHGLIPSNTYETEGGEVIAALFTGLTQLNANNEVENDLAASIESPDAKVWTIKLKDGYTFHNGEKVTAQSFIDAWNYGANQDNAQETNPLFSHIAGYADLNPGPEKKVATKEMSGLKAVDDLTLEVTLDAPFSAFPTQLSFAGFAPLPKVFFDDPKAFEEAPIGNGPFKMDGKFEHNDHISVVKYDKHPNAKSIEVKGVNFKIYSNADTSYKDLVAGNLDIQDTIPTSGLATAKTDLSDRYIEESDSGVGYIGFPLAYNKSFQDVKLRKAISMAIDRKAISEKIFLNARMPADDFISPIIPGYREGVCGDACTLNPTEAKKLYKESAGLPNDTLELSYNADGDHKAWIEAVANQVQQNLGIKVTVKPYEQFQGILNDLGDKKLQAGFRMGWNMDYPHMENYLAPIFTKKAIENGSNYAGYVNEDFEKLVKKADEEPDAAKAQKLYQQADDILLQELPYIPVYFYKLNAGYSDKIKSLKIAGGEVLWDTVKLS, from the coding sequence ATGCGTGGTGCCAGGAGCGCCAAGTGGGTCGCGGGGGCAGTCGTCGTCGCGCTTTCTGCGACTGCCTGTGGTGGCGGTGGCAGCTCGAACGACGGCAAGAACGACGGCATCGTGTCGATGGAGATCGGTGAGCCGCAGCACGGCCTCATCCCGTCGAACACGTACGAGACCGAAGGCGGCGAGGTCATCGCCGCGCTGTTCACCGGCCTCACCCAGCTGAACGCGAACAACGAGGTCGAGAACGACCTCGCCGCGTCCATCGAGTCCCCGGACGCCAAGGTCTGGACGATCAAGCTGAAGGACGGCTACACCTTCCACAATGGTGAGAAGGTCACGGCGCAGTCCTTCATCGACGCCTGGAACTACGGCGCCAACCAGGACAACGCGCAGGAGACCAACCCTCTCTTCTCCCACATCGCTGGTTACGCGGACCTCAACCCGGGCCCGGAGAAGAAGGTCGCGACGAAGGAGATGTCCGGCCTCAAGGCCGTTGACGACCTGACGCTCGAAGTGACCCTGGACGCGCCCTTCTCGGCCTTCCCGACCCAGCTGTCCTTCGCCGGCTTCGCCCCGCTGCCCAAGGTCTTCTTCGACGACCCGAAGGCCTTCGAAGAGGCGCCGATCGGCAACGGCCCCTTCAAGATGGACGGCAAGTTCGAGCACAACGACCACATCAGCGTGGTCAAGTACGACAAGCACCCGAACGCCAAGAGCATCGAGGTCAAGGGCGTCAACTTCAAGATCTACTCGAACGCCGACACCTCCTACAAGGACCTCGTCGCGGGCAACCTGGACATCCAGGACACCATTCCGACCTCGGGTCTGGCCACCGCCAAGACGGACCTGAGCGACCGCTACATCGAGGAGTCGGACTCGGGCGTCGGCTACATCGGCTTCCCGCTGGCGTACAACAAGAGCTTCCAGGACGTGAAGCTGCGCAAGGCGATCTCGATGGCGATCGACCGGAAGGCGATCTCCGAGAAGATCTTCCTCAACGCGCGTATGCCGGCCGACGACTTCATCAGCCCGATCATCCCCGGCTACCGCGAGGGTGTTTGCGGCGACGCCTGCACGCTGAACCCCACCGAGGCCAAGAAGCTCTACAAGGAGAGCGCGGGCCTGCCGAACGACACCCTCGAGCTGAGCTACAACGCCGACGGTGACCACAAGGCCTGGATCGAGGCCGTGGCCAACCAGGTCCAGCAGAACCTCGGCATCAAGGTCACGGTCAAGCCGTACGAGCAGTTCCAGGGCATCCTGAACGACCTCGGCGACAAGAAGCTCCAGGCCGGCTTCCGCATGGGCTGGAACATGGACTACCCGCACATGGAGAACTACCTCGCGCCGATCTTCACGAAGAAGGCGATCGAGAACGGCTCCAACTACGCCGGGTACGTCAACGAGGACTTCGAGAAGCTGGTCAAGAAGGCCGACGAAGAGCCGGACGCCGCCAAGGCGCAGAAGCTGTACCAGCAGGCCGACGACATCCTCCTGCAGGAACTGCCGTACATCCCGGTCTACTTCTACAAGCTGAACGCCGGCTACAGCGACAAGATCAAGAGCCTGAAGATCGCCGGTGGTGAAGTCCTGTGGGACACGGTGAAGCTCTCCTAA
- a CDS encoding ABC transporter permease has translation MGRFVARRLLQAIPVLIGATFLIFCLVFALPGDPIQALAGDKRADPNIAAMLREQYHLNKPLYMQYLHYMGGIFTGDLGETYTGRQVSEIVSERFPVTLQLALTAFGIEAVIGVLAGAMAALRKGKFLDNVVLISTLVLVSLPVFVLGSVLQLQLGVEWKLTPVAGVQDGWPTSYILPGIVLASTSMAYIARLMRTSLMEAVRADYVRTAVAKGLPQSRVIGFHAMRNSLIPVVTFLGMDLGALMGGAIITERVFNLPGIGQQLAQSVYLREQPVVVGLVTLLVLIYLVANLVVDVLYAVLDPRIRYA, from the coding sequence ATGGGCCGATTCGTCGCGCGCCGACTCCTTCAGGCGATCCCTGTCCTGATCGGCGCCACATTCTTGATCTTCTGCCTGGTCTTCGCCTTGCCCGGCGACCCGATCCAGGCACTGGCCGGTGACAAGCGCGCCGACCCCAACATCGCGGCGATGCTGCGCGAGCAGTACCACCTCAACAAGCCGCTCTACATGCAGTATCTGCACTACATGGGCGGCATCTTCACCGGTGACCTCGGCGAGACGTACACGGGACGGCAGGTCTCGGAGATCGTCTCTGAGCGCTTCCCGGTCACTCTCCAACTCGCCCTGACCGCCTTCGGGATCGAGGCCGTCATCGGTGTGCTCGCCGGTGCCATGGCGGCGCTGCGCAAGGGCAAGTTCCTCGACAACGTGGTGCTGATCAGCACGCTGGTCCTGGTGTCGCTGCCGGTGTTCGTACTCGGTTCGGTTCTCCAGCTGCAGCTCGGCGTGGAGTGGAAGCTCACCCCGGTCGCCGGTGTGCAGGACGGGTGGCCCACCAGCTACATTCTGCCGGGCATCGTGCTCGCCTCGACCTCGATGGCGTACATCGCCCGTCTGATGCGGACCAGCCTGATGGAGGCGGTGCGTGCCGACTACGTTCGCACCGCGGTGGCCAAGGGCCTGCCGCAGAGCAGGGTCATCGGCTTCCACGCCATGCGCAACTCGCTGATCCCCGTGGTCACGTTTCTGGGCATGGACCTCGGAGCTCTGATGGGCGGCGCGATCATCACGGAGCGCGTCTTCAACCTCCCTGGAATCGGGCAGCAGTTGGCTCAGTCGGTCTATCTGCGTGAGCAGCCGGTGGTCGTGGGTCTGGTCACCCTCCTTGTGCTCATCTATCTGGTGGCCAACCTTGTCGTAGACGTTCTGTACGCCGTGCTCGACCCGAGGATCCGCTATGCCTGA
- a CDS encoding ABC transporter permease — MPDKTITKAPAVDGAVPPVASTELAEGETKAREASLMKDAFHDLVRRPLFIVAALVILALLVIAVAPGLFTSRSPFSDGFCNLQHSLEKPGSGHAFGYDLQGCDIYTRTVWGTRNSIIVGVVTSVLTTLVGGVLGIIAGLRGGWLDSVLSRVTEVFFAIPLLIGALLVMAIFQAGNVWTVALVMAAVGWPQVYRIMRGAVIANKHNDYVTAAKALGAGTFRIAFRHVLPNALAPVIVITTMNLGVYIAAEAALSYLGVGVQSPEISWGLMISDAQDRFLTSPHALLFPSAALSITVLAFIMLGDAVRDALDPKLR; from the coding sequence ATGCCTGACAAAACCATCACGAAGGCGCCTGCCGTCGACGGGGCGGTCCCTCCGGTCGCTTCGACGGAGCTGGCCGAAGGCGAGACGAAGGCCCGCGAGGCGAGCCTGATGAAGGACGCCTTCCACGACCTGGTACGGCGACCGCTGTTCATCGTGGCCGCGCTGGTCATTCTGGCGTTGTTGGTGATCGCCGTCGCGCCCGGCCTGTTCACGTCCCGCAGCCCGTTCTCGGACGGCTTCTGCAATCTTCAGCACTCGCTGGAGAAGCCCGGCTCCGGACACGCCTTCGGCTACGACCTCCAGGGCTGTGACATCTACACCCGTACCGTCTGGGGCACCCGCAACTCGATCATCGTCGGTGTGGTGACCAGCGTCCTCACCACGTTGGTGGGCGGCGTGCTCGGCATCATCGCCGGGTTGCGCGGCGGCTGGCTCGACAGCGTGCTGTCCCGGGTGACAGAGGTGTTCTTCGCCATCCCGCTGCTCATCGGTGCCCTGCTGGTGATGGCCATCTTCCAGGCCGGCAACGTATGGACCGTCGCGCTGGTCATGGCTGCTGTGGGTTGGCCCCAGGTGTACCGCATCATGCGTGGCGCCGTCATCGCCAACAAGCACAACGACTACGTCACGGCGGCCAAGGCGCTGGGGGCGGGCACTTTCCGTATCGCCTTCCGGCATGTGCTGCCCAACGCGCTGGCGCCGGTCATCGTCATCACCACGATGAACCTCGGTGTCTACATCGCGGCCGAGGCGGCCCTGTCCTACCTGGGTGTCGGTGTGCAGTCGCCCGAAATCTCCTGGGGCCTGATGATCAGTGACGCACAGGATCGTTTCCTGACGTCGCCGCACGCCCTGCTCTTCCCGTCGGCCGCGCTGAGCATCACCGTGCTCGCGTTCATCATGCTCGGCGACGCGGTGCGCGACGCCCTCGACCCCAAGCTGCGCTGA